In Methanobacterium sp., a single genomic region encodes these proteins:
- a CDS encoding HEAT repeat domain-containing protein — MVNDENKSLEDFILNLKDDDAEVRKRAAEEIGKSENSNGIQALIEAFKDSNPEVRFQAAKSLALIGKPAVKPLINALKTDEDGNMKKYATLALKDIGDTSVVNNLIDVLNDENFAVRKFAAKSLGEMGDLKALDPLIETLNDDDWGVRMAALKALGDLGDERAVDPIKKARRAAKGDKDFKKVANKALKKIIK, encoded by the coding sequence ATTGTGAATGATGAAAATAAATCTTTAGAAGATTTTATACTTAATTTAAAAGATGATGATGCTGAAGTTAGAAAGAGAGCTGCAGAAGAAATTGGTAAATCAGAAAATTCTAATGGGATTCAAGCTTTAATTGAAGCATTTAAGGATAGTAACCCTGAAGTACGGTTTCAAGCTGCTAAATCTCTTGCTTTAATAGGAAAACCTGCAGTAAAACCCCTGATTAATGCCTTAAAAACTGATGAAGATGGAAATATGAAAAAGTACGCTACTCTTGCGCTTAAAGACATAGGAGATACCAGTGTTGTGAATAACCTGATAGATGTTTTAAATGATGAAAACTTTGCTGTAAGGAAATTTGCAGCAAAATCACTGGGAGAAATGGGAGACTTAAAAGCATTAGACCCTTTAATTGAAACTTTAAACGATGATGATTGGGGAGTACGAATGGCTGCACTTAAAGCCCTTGGAGATTTGGGTGATGAAAGGGCTGTTGATCCTATTAAAAAAGCACGAAGAGCTGCAAAAGGGGATAAAGATTTCAAAAAAGTGGCAAATAAGGCATTGAAAAAAATCATTAAATGA